A genomic segment from Propioniciclava sp. MC1595 encodes:
- a CDS encoding Rieske (2Fe-2S) protein has protein sequence MTPDRRTLLSQAGLAALAVGTGALAGCSAPTRTSPGAPPAGNTLSIPASRIPVGGGVILDEANFVVTQPTEGEFKAFNKMCTHQGCPVSDIQGTDIHCKCHGAKFSIADGSVTNGPATKPLKAAKAELDGDQVKVSA, from the coding sequence ATGACACCCGACCGTCGTACGTTGCTGTCCCAGGCCGGTCTGGCTGCGCTCGCGGTGGGCACCGGCGCCCTCGCCGGCTGCTCCGCCCCCACGCGCACCTCCCCCGGCGCCCCGCCGGCCGGCAACACCCTCTCGATCCCGGCCAGCCGCATCCCCGTCGGGGGCGGCGTGATCCTCGACGAGGCCAACTTCGTCGTGACCCAGCCGACCGAGGGCGAGTTCAAGGCCTTCAACAAGATGTGCACCCACCAGGGCTGCCCCGTCAGCGACATCCAGGGCACCGACATCCACTGCAAGTGCCACGGTGCGAAGTTCTCGATCGCCGACGGCTCGGTCACCAACGGCCCGGCCACCAAGCCGCTGAAGGCCGCCAAGGCCGAGCTCGACGGCGACCAGGTGAAGGTCTCCGCCTAG
- the uvrC gene encoding excinuclease ABC subunit UvrC, translating to MADPASYRPAPGTIPTQPGVYRFSDPAGTVIYVGKAKNLRQRLNSYFADPHSLHFRTQTMVRTAAKVEWTVVQNELESLQLEYTWIKQFDPRFNIKYRDDKSYPWVCVTWGDEFPRVFVGRGAKRKGNRYYGPYAQAWAIRETIDSLLRVFPMRSCTNGVFRNAKASGRPCLLAHIGKCSAPCVDWIDADAHRELVSDVSDFLAGNTNHLTRRIRQAMQQASDELEFERAAVLRDQLAALTSATERNAIVLGDATDADVIALAADELEVAIQVFHVRHGRVRGERGWVADRADDSTLEELVENFCLQLYADPDLAGISGGIPREVLVPVKPASGKALADLLSDVRGSRVTVNVPQRGDKRVLMDTVARNAGEALALHKTKRASDISTRNRALEELQDALGLDAPPLRIECYDISHLQGTEVVGSMVVFEDGLARKSEYRRFIIRTVEGSDDVGSIHEVITRRFRRYLEDQESLTGEDAVLVDATTGVARRFAYKPSLVVVDGGAPQVAAAKAAMDALGITDVPLIGLAKRLEEVWLPGEEFPLILPRASEGLYLLQRARDEAHRFAIAHHRGRRSKSMVDSLLDGVPGLGELRRKALVKHFGSLKKLREAEVGDIALVPGIGAKTAAAVKAALAAQEPGEAINTATGEVHPT from the coding sequence ATGGCTGACCCGGCGTCCTACCGCCCGGCGCCGGGCACGATCCCCACCCAGCCCGGCGTCTACCGGTTCAGCGACCCCGCGGGCACGGTCATCTACGTCGGCAAGGCCAAGAACCTGCGCCAGCGGCTGAACTCGTACTTCGCCGACCCGCACTCGCTGCACTTCCGCACCCAGACGATGGTGCGCACCGCCGCCAAGGTGGAGTGGACCGTGGTGCAGAACGAGCTGGAGTCCCTGCAACTCGAGTACACGTGGATCAAGCAGTTCGACCCGCGGTTCAACATCAAGTACCGCGACGACAAGTCCTACCCGTGGGTGTGCGTGACGTGGGGCGACGAGTTCCCGCGCGTGTTCGTGGGCCGCGGCGCCAAGCGCAAGGGCAACCGCTACTACGGGCCCTACGCGCAGGCGTGGGCGATCCGCGAGACGATCGACTCCCTGCTGCGCGTCTTCCCGATGCGTTCGTGCACCAACGGCGTGTTCCGCAACGCGAAGGCGTCCGGGCGCCCCTGCCTGCTCGCCCACATCGGCAAGTGCTCCGCCCCGTGCGTCGACTGGATCGACGCCGACGCCCACCGCGAGCTCGTCAGCGACGTCAGCGACTTCCTGGCCGGCAACACCAACCACCTGACCCGCCGCATCCGGCAGGCCATGCAGCAGGCCTCCGACGAGCTCGAGTTCGAGCGCGCCGCGGTGCTGCGCGACCAGCTCGCCGCCCTCACCTCCGCCACCGAGCGCAACGCCATCGTGCTCGGGGATGCGACCGACGCCGACGTCATCGCCCTGGCCGCCGACGAGCTCGAGGTCGCGATCCAGGTCTTCCACGTCCGCCACGGGCGCGTGCGCGGCGAGCGGGGCTGGGTGGCCGACCGCGCCGACGACTCCACGCTGGAGGAGCTGGTCGAGAACTTCTGCCTCCAGCTGTACGCCGACCCCGACCTGGCCGGCATCTCGGGCGGCATCCCCCGCGAGGTGCTGGTGCCGGTGAAGCCTGCCTCCGGCAAGGCCCTCGCCGACCTGCTCAGCGACGTCCGGGGCAGCCGCGTCACGGTGAACGTGCCCCAGCGCGGCGACAAGCGCGTCCTCATGGACACCGTCGCCCGCAACGCCGGCGAGGCGCTCGCCCTGCACAAGACCAAGCGGGCCTCCGACATCTCCACCCGCAACCGCGCTCTGGAGGAGCTGCAGGACGCCCTCGGCCTCGATGCCCCGCCCCTGCGCATCGAGTGCTACGACATCTCCCACCTGCAGGGCACCGAGGTCGTCGGGTCGATGGTCGTGTTCGAGGACGGGCTGGCCCGCAAGTCGGAGTACCGCCGGTTCATCATCCGCACGGTCGAGGGCTCCGACGACGTCGGCAGCATCCACGAGGTCATCACCCGCCGCTTCCGCCGCTACCTGGAGGACCAGGAGTCGCTGACGGGGGAGGACGCCGTCCTCGTCGACGCCACCACCGGCGTCGCCCGCCGCTTCGCCTACAAGCCGAGCCTCGTGGTCGTCGACGGCGGTGCGCCTCAGGTCGCCGCCGCCAAGGCGGCCATGGACGCCCTCGGCATCACCGACGTGCCCCTCATCGGCCTGGCCAAGCGCCTGGAGGAGGTGTGGCTGCCCGGCGAGGAGTTCCCGCTGATCCTGCCGCGGGCGTCCGAGGGCCTGTACCTGCTGCAGCGCGCCCGCGACGAGGCGCACCGCTTCGCCATCGCGCACCACCGCGGCCGGCGCAGCAAGTCGATGGTCGACTCGCTGCTCGACGGGGTCCCCGGGCTGGGGGAGCTGCGCCGCAAGGCGCTCGTGAAGCACTTCGGCAGCCTCAAGAAGCTTCGGGAGGCCGAGGTGGGCGACATCGCGCTCGTGCCGGGCATCGGCGCCAAGACCGCGGCCGCGGTCAAGGCGGCACTGGCCGCCCAGGAGCCGGGTGAGGCCATCAACACCGCCACGGGCGAGGTCCACCCGACATAA
- the whiA gene encoding DNA-binding protein WhiA, with translation MALTAEVKAELANVPVTKPAVRKAEVAALLRFAGSLHLAGGKIMVEVDLDTGAAARRLRTAIADLFGFTCEFVVVTPSGLRRGTRYVVRLLRNGDSLARQTGLIDSRGRPVRGLPAAVVSGGLDVATAVWRGAFLAHGSLTEPGRSMSMEVTCPGSEAALALVGAARRLGIQAKAREVRGVDRVVIRDGDAISAMLTRLGAHETLLKWEDRRMRREIKASANRLANFDDANLRRSAQAAVAAGARVERALEILGDEVPDHLKDAGMLRLAHKQASLEELGQLHQPPLTKDAIAGRIRRLLSTADKRAAELGIPGTEASLTPEMLDRD, from the coding sequence ATGGCATTGACGGCTGAGGTGAAGGCAGAACTTGCGAACGTCCCGGTGACCAAGCCGGCCGTCCGCAAGGCGGAGGTCGCGGCGTTGCTGCGCTTCGCCGGCAGCCTGCACCTGGCCGGCGGCAAGATCATGGTCGAGGTCGACCTCGACACCGGCGCCGCCGCCCGCCGCCTGCGCACCGCGATCGCCGACTTGTTCGGCTTCACCTGCGAGTTCGTGGTTGTCACGCCCAGCGGCCTGCGCCGCGGCACCCGATACGTCGTGCGCCTGTTGCGCAACGGCGACTCGCTGGCCCGGCAGACCGGCCTCATCGACTCCCGTGGACGCCCCGTGCGCGGCCTGCCCGCCGCCGTGGTCTCCGGCGGTCTGGACGTCGCGACCGCCGTCTGGCGCGGTGCGTTCCTGGCCCATGGCTCGCTCACCGAGCCCGGCCGCTCGATGTCGATGGAGGTCACCTGCCCCGGCTCCGAGGCCGCGCTGGCCCTCGTCGGGGCGGCCCGCCGCCTCGGCATCCAGGCCAAGGCACGCGAGGTGCGCGGCGTCGACCGCGTCGTCATCCGCGACGGGGACGCCATCTCGGCCATGCTCACCCGCCTGGGCGCCCACGAGACCCTCCTGAAGTGGGAGGACCGCCGGATGCGCCGCGAGATCAAGGCCTCGGCGAACCGCCTGGCGAACTTCGACGACGCGAACCTGCGCCGCTCCGCGCAGGCGGCCGTGGCCGCTGGGGCACGGGTCGAGCGAGCGCTGGAGATCCTGGGCGACGAGGTGCCTGACCACCTCAAGGACGCCGGCATGCTGCGCCTGGCGCACAAGCAGGCCAGCCTCGAGGAGCTCGGCCAGCTGCACCAGCCCCCGCTGACCAAGGACGCGATCGCCGGCCGGATCCGCCGCTTGCTCTCGACCGCCGACAAGCGTGCGGCCGAGCTGGGCATCCCCGGCACCGAGGCGTCCCTCACGCCCGAGATGCTCGACCGCGACTGA
- the gap gene encoding type I glyceraldehyde-3-phosphate dehydrogenase has product MTVKVGINGFGRIGRNYYRALVESGADVEVVAINDLTDNKTLAHLLKYDSILGRFEGEVTYDDDSITANGKDIKAFAEKDPANLPWGELGVDIVIESTGFFTDATKAKAHIDAGAKKVLISAPAKNEDITIVMGVNDGLYDGSQTIISNASCTTNCLAPMAKALNDGLGIVKGLMTTIHAYTQDQNLQDGPHKDLRRARAAALNMVPTTTGAAKAVALVLPELKGKLDGYAMRVPTPTGSATDLTFEAARETTVEEVNEIIKKAAAEGPLKGVLVYTEDPIVSKDIETDPAASIFDAGLTKVIGNQVKVVSWYDNEWGYSNQLVKLTELVASKL; this is encoded by the coding sequence ATGACTGTCAAGGTTGGCATCAACGGCTTCGGCCGGATTGGTCGCAACTACTACCGCGCGCTGGTCGAGTCCGGCGCCGACGTCGAGGTTGTGGCCATCAACGACCTCACCGACAACAAGACCCTCGCCCACCTGCTGAAGTACGACTCGATCCTGGGCCGCTTCGAGGGTGAGGTCACCTACGACGACGACTCCATCACCGCCAACGGCAAGGACATCAAGGCCTTCGCCGAGAAGGACCCGGCCAACCTCCCCTGGGGCGAGCTCGGCGTCGACATCGTCATCGAGTCCACCGGCTTCTTCACCGACGCCACCAAGGCCAAGGCGCACATCGACGCCGGCGCCAAGAAGGTCCTGATCTCCGCCCCGGCGAAGAACGAGGACATCACCATCGTCATGGGCGTCAACGACGGCCTGTACGACGGCTCGCAGACGATCATCTCCAACGCGTCCTGCACCACGAACTGCCTCGCCCCGATGGCCAAGGCGCTCAACGACGGCCTCGGCATCGTCAAGGGCCTCATGACCACGATCCACGCCTACACGCAGGACCAGAACCTGCAGGACGGCCCCCACAAGGACCTGCGTCGCGCCCGCGCCGCGGCCCTGAACATGGTCCCGACCACGACCGGCGCCGCCAAGGCCGTCGCGCTCGTGCTGCCCGAGCTCAAGGGCAAGCTGGACGGCTACGCCATGCGCGTGCCGACCCCGACCGGTTCCGCCACCGACCTCACCTTCGAGGCCGCCCGCGAGACCACCGTCGAGGAGGTCAACGAGATCATCAAGAAGGCTGCCGCCGAGGGCCCGCTCAAGGGCGTTCTGGTCTACACCGAGGACCCGATCGTGTCCAAGGACATCGAGACCGACCCGGCCGCCTCGATCTTCGACGCCGGCCTCACCAAGGTCATCGGCAACCAGGTCAAGGTCGTCTCCTGGTACGACAACGAGTGGGGCTACTCCAACCAGCTGGTCAAGCTGACCGAGCTCGTCGCGTCCAAGCTCTGA
- a CDS encoding maleylpyruvate isomerase family mycothiol-dependent enzyme: MLAILNQGQVEPALRRIATATQALLRHTLDLEEDDWRAPSLLPGWSRAHVASHISRNADALRRVIAAARDGEPAPLYPSSAAKFNDIERGSERSGLELHVDLDTSAGELANLCERVEDWMVPVRLLGGEFPLSVVALIRLHELTLHHLDLDTGYTWEEVDLVPARWMLEWMLLLLRDDASLPAIDIVSDAGVTASLGTVGERRTVTGPDAALWAWLTGRTAGEGVTDAEGITFPLAG, translated from the coding sequence ATGCTCGCGATCCTGAACCAGGGGCAGGTGGAGCCTGCCCTCCGTCGCATCGCGACCGCGACCCAGGCGCTGCTGCGCCACACCCTCGACCTCGAGGAGGACGACTGGCGCGCCCCGTCCCTCCTCCCGGGCTGGTCGCGCGCCCACGTCGCGTCGCACATCAGCCGCAACGCGGACGCCCTACGTCGCGTCATCGCGGCCGCCCGCGACGGCGAACCGGCGCCTCTCTACCCCTCGTCGGCGGCGAAGTTCAACGACATCGAGCGCGGCTCGGAACGCAGCGGCCTGGAGCTCCACGTCGACCTCGACACCTCGGCGGGCGAGCTCGCCAACCTGTGCGAGCGCGTCGAGGACTGGATGGTGCCGGTACGCCTGCTCGGCGGGGAGTTCCCGCTGTCGGTCGTCGCCCTGATCCGCCTCCACGAGCTGACGCTGCACCACCTCGACCTCGACACCGGCTACACGTGGGAGGAGGTCGACCTCGTCCCCGCCCGCTGGATGCTGGAGTGGATGCTCCTGCTCCTGCGTGACGACGCGTCCCTGCCCGCGATCGACATCGTGTCCGACGCGGGGGTCACGGCGTCGTTGGGCACCGTGGGTGAGCGCCGCACGGTCACCGGCCCCGACGCCGCCCTCTGGGCCTGGCTGACCGGCCGCACCGCGGGCGAGGGCGTCACCGACGCCGAGGGCATCACCTTCCCCCTCGCCGGCTGA
- a CDS encoding MBL fold metallo-hydrolase: protein MDIASAVVGTMGNNAYLLTDAGEGLLIDAADDPVALLALIGDTPLTAIVTTHRHQDHLRALAAVAAHTGARLIAGEPDADAIESATGVTLGQRVWDGDTLRVGNTELAVVGLVGHTPGSIGLIHTPDEGPAHVFSGDSLFPGGVGKTHTPDEFTSLYEGVTTKLFDQLPDDTVIHPGHGDPTTLGHERPQLDAWRERGW from the coding sequence ATGGACATCGCCAGCGCCGTCGTCGGAACCATGGGGAACAACGCCTACCTGCTCACCGATGCGGGCGAGGGACTGCTGATCGATGCAGCCGACGACCCTGTCGCGCTGCTGGCCCTGATCGGCGACACCCCGCTCACCGCGATCGTCACGACCCACCGCCACCAGGACCACCTCCGCGCCCTGGCCGCCGTCGCCGCCCACACCGGTGCCCGCCTCATCGCCGGTGAACCGGACGCCGACGCCATCGAGTCCGCCACCGGGGTCACCCTCGGCCAGCGCGTGTGGGACGGCGACACTCTCCGCGTGGGCAACACCGAGCTGGCCGTCGTCGGCCTCGTCGGCCACACCCCCGGCTCGATTGGCCTCATCCACACCCCCGATGAAGGCCCCGCCCACGTCTTCAGCGGCGATTCGCTCTTCCCCGGCGGGGTCGGGAAGACGCACACCCCCGATGAATTCACCTCCCTGTACGAGGGCGTCACCACCAAACTCTTCGACCAACTCCCCGACGACACGGTCATCCACCCCGGCCACGGCGACCCGACGACGCTCGGCCACGAGCGCCCGCAGCTGGACGCGTGGCGGGAGCGTGGCTGGTGA
- the rapZ gene encoding RNase adapter RapZ, which translates to MSARSTRFVAVTGLSGAGRRTAAHVLEDLGWYVVDNLPPTLLPDLLQTVREAGFDKLAVVLDVRTRSEFDEIPRAFEQLNTMGIWPQILFLEASDQVIVRRQEHVRRPHPLQGDGPLLDGVAREREMLAALRAAADMVIDTSNLNVHQLSSRVAHAFNTSDDRELRLTLMSFGFKNGVPIDADYVLDVRFLPNPHWVPELRPQTGLSKPVSGYVLGHDAAQEWLGHVQAMLTTVMPGYEREGKRLATVAIGCTGGKHRSTSMAEELAERLRLTGLGVHVVHRDLGLE; encoded by the coding sequence ATGAGCGCTCGTTCGACCCGGTTCGTCGCCGTCACCGGCCTGTCGGGGGCGGGTCGCCGCACCGCGGCCCACGTCCTGGAGGACCTGGGCTGGTACGTCGTCGACAACCTGCCGCCCACGCTGCTGCCCGACCTGCTGCAGACCGTGCGCGAGGCCGGCTTCGACAAGCTGGCCGTCGTCCTCGACGTCCGCACCCGCTCGGAGTTCGACGAGATCCCGCGCGCCTTCGAGCAGCTCAACACCATGGGCATCTGGCCGCAGATCCTGTTCCTTGAGGCGTCCGACCAGGTGATCGTGCGCCGCCAGGAGCACGTGCGCCGGCCGCACCCGCTGCAGGGCGATGGCCCGCTGCTTGACGGCGTGGCCCGCGAGCGCGAGATGCTGGCGGCCCTGCGCGCGGCCGCCGACATGGTGATCGACACCTCCAACCTCAACGTGCACCAGCTCTCCAGCCGGGTGGCGCACGCCTTCAACACCTCCGACGACCGCGAGCTGCGGCTGACCCTGATGTCGTTCGGGTTCAAGAACGGCGTGCCCATCGACGCCGACTACGTGCTCGACGTCCGCTTCCTGCCCAACCCGCACTGGGTGCCCGAGCTGCGCCCGCAGACCGGCCTGTCGAAGCCGGTGTCGGGCTACGTCCTCGGCCACGACGCCGCGCAGGAGTGGCTCGGCCACGTGCAGGCCATGCTGACGACGGTGATGCCCGGCTACGAGCGCGAGGGCAAGCGCCTGGCGACCGTCGCGATCGGGTGCACGGGCGGCAAGCACCGCTCCACGTCCATGGCCGAGGAGCTGGCAGAGCGCCTGCGCCTGACCGGCCTCGGCGTCCACGTCGTGCACCGCGACCTGGGCCTGGAATGA
- the uvrA gene encoding excinuclease ABC subunit UvrA: MVRVTERLIVAGAREHNLRNVSLELPRDSLIVFTGLSGSGKSSLAFDTIFAEGQRRYVESLSAYARQFLGQMDKPDVDFIEGLSPAVSIDQKSTSRNPRSTVGTITEVYDYLRLLYARIGHPHCPECGEPITRQTPQQIVDRLLELPEGTRFMVLAPVVRGRKGEHIELMRSYITQGFTRVRVNGEVHQLTNPPTLDKQIRHNIEVVVDRLAAKASIKQRLTDSVETALNLAQGVVEIEFVDVPDGDPKRHRRYSEKLACPNNHDISLEELEPRQFSFNAPWGACPTCSGLGTRMEVDPDLVVPDRSKSLSDNAVVAWNSVYVSGYFQTIFRTLAEMHNFSVDTPFEDLPAKVQNMIFNGVKGTLRVTNVNRHGRRTSYNASFEGALPYVRRRFTEAESDNARDRFAGFMRERPCDACQGARLKPTSLAVTIGGLNIAQVANLSIADCLTFMRGLTLTEREAAIAERVVKEVNERLRFLLDVGLEYLTLSRSAGSLSGGEAQRIRLATQIGSGLVGVLYVLDEPSIGLHQRDNRRLIDTLIRLRNLGNTLIVVEHDEDTIRTADHVVDIGPGAGEHGGNIIVSGSVKELLANKQSLTGAYLSGRRSIPVPAIRRTGNGKALGVEGAAENNLRDVSVEFPLGCMVAVTGVSGSGKSSLVNHILSKALARHLYSAKDVPGRHRKITGLENIDKAIHVDQSPIGRTPRSNPATYTGVFDRIRKLFAETPEAKARGYQPGRFSFNVKGGRCENCAGDGTIKIEMNFLPDVYVPCEVCHGARYNRETLEVHYKGKSIAEVLNMPIEEAAVFFEPINAIRRYMDTLVDVGLGYVRLGQPATTLSGGEAQRVKLATELQRRSTGRTVYILDEPTTGLHFEDIAKLLGVLNRLVDQGNSVIVIEHNLDVIKTADWVIDMGPEGGAGGGLVVGVGTPEDIAANPDSHTGEFLKPLLG; encoded by the coding sequence ATGGTGCGGGTGACTGAACGCCTGATCGTCGCTGGTGCGCGCGAGCACAACCTGCGGAACGTGAGCCTCGAGCTTCCGCGCGATTCCCTCATCGTCTTCACCGGGCTGTCCGGCTCGGGCAAGTCGTCGCTGGCGTTCGACACGATCTTCGCCGAGGGCCAGCGCCGCTACGTCGAGTCGCTGTCCGCGTACGCCCGCCAGTTCCTGGGGCAGATGGACAAGCCCGACGTCGACTTCATCGAGGGCCTCAGCCCCGCCGTGTCGATCGACCAGAAGTCGACCAGCCGCAACCCGCGCTCGACGGTGGGCACGATCACCGAGGTCTACGACTACCTGCGCCTGCTGTACGCGCGCATCGGCCACCCGCACTGCCCCGAGTGCGGCGAGCCCATCACCCGGCAGACGCCGCAGCAGATCGTCGATCGGCTGCTCGAGCTGCCCGAGGGCACCCGGTTCATGGTGCTCGCCCCGGTCGTGCGCGGCCGCAAGGGTGAGCACATCGAGCTGATGCGCTCCTACATCACGCAGGGCTTCACCCGCGTGCGCGTCAACGGTGAGGTCCACCAGCTCACCAACCCGCCCACGCTCGACAAGCAGATCCGCCACAACATCGAGGTGGTGGTCGACCGGCTGGCGGCCAAGGCGTCCATCAAGCAGCGCCTGACCGACTCGGTCGAGACCGCGCTCAACCTCGCCCAGGGCGTCGTCGAGATCGAGTTCGTCGACGTGCCCGATGGCGACCCCAAGCGGCACCGCCGGTACTCCGAGAAGCTGGCCTGCCCGAACAACCACGACATCTCGCTGGAGGAGCTGGAGCCCCGCCAGTTCTCGTTCAACGCGCCGTGGGGTGCCTGCCCGACGTGCTCGGGCCTCGGCACGCGCATGGAGGTCGACCCCGACCTGGTCGTGCCCGACCGCAGCAAGAGCCTGTCCGACAACGCGGTCGTGGCGTGGAACTCGGTGTACGTCTCGGGCTACTTCCAGACGATCTTCCGCACGCTCGCAGAGATGCACAACTTCTCGGTCGACACCCCGTTCGAGGACCTGCCGGCCAAGGTCCAGAACATGATCTTCAACGGCGTCAAGGGCACGCTGCGGGTCACCAACGTCAACCGCCACGGGCGGCGCACGAGCTACAACGCGAGCTTCGAGGGCGCGCTGCCGTACGTGCGGCGCCGGTTCACCGAGGCCGAGAGCGACAACGCGCGCGACCGGTTCGCCGGCTTCATGCGCGAGCGCCCCTGCGACGCGTGCCAGGGGGCGCGGCTGAAGCCGACCTCGCTGGCCGTCACGATCGGCGGGCTCAACATCGCGCAGGTCGCCAACCTGTCGATCGCCGACTGCCTCACCTTCATGCGCGGGCTGACCCTCACCGAGCGCGAGGCGGCGATCGCCGAGCGCGTGGTCAAGGAGGTCAACGAGCGCCTGCGGTTCCTGCTCGACGTCGGCCTCGAGTACCTCACGCTGTCCCGGTCGGCCGGCAGCCTGTCCGGTGGCGAGGCGCAGCGCATCCGGCTGGCCACGCAGATCGGCTCGGGCCTGGTCGGCGTCCTGTACGTGCTCGACGAGCCGAGCATCGGCCTGCACCAGCGCGACAACCGGCGGCTGATCGACACGCTCATCCGGCTGCGCAACCTGGGCAACACCCTGATCGTCGTCGAGCACGACGAAGACACGATCCGCACCGCCGACCACGTCGTCGACATCGGCCCCGGCGCGGGTGAGCACGGCGGCAACATCATCGTGTCGGGCTCGGTGAAGGAGCTGCTGGCCAACAAGCAGTCGTTGACCGGTGCGTACCTGTCCGGACGCCGCAGCATCCCGGTGCCCGCCATCCGGCGCACGGGCAACGGCAAGGCGCTCGGCGTGGAGGGCGCGGCCGAGAACAACCTGCGCGACGTGTCGGTGGAGTTCCCCCTCGGCTGCATGGTGGCCGTCACCGGGGTGTCCGGGTCGGGCAAGAGCTCGCTGGTCAACCACATCCTGTCCAAGGCGCTGGCCCGGCACCTGTACTCGGCCAAGGACGTGCCCGGTCGGCACCGCAAGATCACCGGGCTCGAGAACATCGACAAGGCCATCCACGTCGACCAGAGCCCGATCGGGCGGACGCCGCGGTCCAACCCCGCGACCTACACCGGGGTGTTCGACCGCATCCGCAAGCTGTTCGCCGAGACCCCCGAGGCCAAGGCCCGCGGTTACCAGCCGGGCCGGTTCTCGTTCAACGTCAAGGGCGGCCGCTGCGAGAACTGCGCCGGCGACGGCACGATCAAGATCGAGATGAACTTCCTGCCCGACGTCTACGTGCCCTGCGAGGTGTGCCACGGGGCCCGCTACAACCGCGAGACGCTCGAGGTGCACTACAAGGGCAAGTCGATCGCCGAGGTGCTCAACATGCCGATCGAGGAGGCCGCGGTCTTCTTCGAGCCGATCAACGCGATCCGGCGGTACATGGACACGCTGGTCGACGTCGGGCTCGGCTACGTGCGCCTGGGCCAGCCGGCCACGACGCTGTCCGGCGGCGAGGCCCAGCGCGTGAAGCTCGCGACCGAGCTGCAGCGGCGCTCGACGGGGCGGACGGTCTACATCCTCGACGAGCCGACCACCGGCCTGCACTTCGAGGACATCGCCAAGCTGCTCGGCGTGCTGAACCGCCTGGTCGACCAGGGCAACTCGGTGATCGTGATCGAGCACAACCTCGACGTCATCAAGACGGCCGACTGGGTCATCGACATGGGTCCCGAGGGCGGCGCGGGCGGCGGCCTCGTCGTGGGGGTCGGCACGCCCGAGGACATCGCGGCCAACCCCGACAGCCACACCGGCGAGTTCCTCAAGCCGCTGCTGGGCTAG
- the yvcK gene encoding uridine diphosphate-N-acetylglucosamine-binding protein YvcK translates to MTPTLDRGPAVVALGGGHGLAASLRALRRVTSDLTAVVTVADDGGSSGRLRAQFDILPPGDLRMALAALCGDDREGRQWADVLQSRFGGDGPLAGHAIGNLLIAGIWERLGDPVSGLDMVGKLLGVQGRVLPMAAVPLDIEADVIGVDPLHPDEVTRVRGQARVAKCPGVVRQVRLLPDAPPACTETVEAIRAADHIVLGPGSWFTSVLVHLLVPEVADAILTTDAKRILTMNLVPADETAGFSASAHLEVLAEHAPTLRLDTIVCDPTYAEGDPHLANYAASLGAELIVTPVRASDGSPRHDVNRLASVYADLMAH, encoded by the coding sequence ATGACCCCCACGCTCGACCGGGGGCCCGCCGTCGTCGCGCTCGGCGGCGGCCATGGCCTCGCCGCCTCGCTGCGCGCGCTGCGCCGTGTCACCAGCGACCTCACCGCCGTGGTGACGGTCGCCGACGACGGCGGCTCGTCCGGACGCCTCCGGGCCCAGTTCGACATCCTCCCGCCCGGCGACCTGCGGATGGCGTTGGCCGCCCTGTGCGGCGACGACCGGGAGGGCCGGCAGTGGGCCGACGTGCTGCAGTCCCGCTTCGGCGGCGACGGGCCGCTCGCCGGGCACGCCATCGGCAACCTGCTCATCGCCGGCATCTGGGAGCGCCTGGGCGACCCCGTCTCGGGCCTCGACATGGTCGGCAAGCTGCTCGGCGTGCAGGGGCGGGTGCTCCCCATGGCCGCGGTGCCCCTGGACATCGAGGCCGACGTCATCGGCGTCGACCCGCTCCACCCCGACGAGGTGACCCGCGTGCGCGGCCAGGCCCGCGTCGCCAAGTGCCCCGGCGTGGTGCGGCAGGTGCGCCTGCTCCCCGACGCGCCCCCCGCCTGCACCGAGACGGTCGAGGCGATCCGGGCCGCCGACCACATCGTCCTCGGGCCCGGGTCGTGGTTCACCTCGGTGCTGGTGCACCTGCTCGTGCCCGAGGTGGCCGACGCGATCCTGACGACGGACGCCAAGCGCATCCTGACCATGAACCTCGTCCCCGCCGACGAGACGGCCGGGTTCTCGGCGTCCGCGCACCTGGAGGTGCTCGCGGAGCACGCCCCGACCCTGCGCCTGGACACGATCGTGTGCGACCCGACCTACGCCGAGGGTGACCCGCACCTCGCGAACTACGCCGCCTCGCTGGGCGCCGAGCTCATCGTCACGCCCGTGCGGGCGTCCGACGGCAGCCCGCGCCACGACGTGAACCGCCTGGCCTCGGTGTATGCCGACTTGATGGCCCATTAG